A window of Maioricimonas rarisocia genomic DNA:
TATTCCGTAAGGAGAAGCGGTGACTGAACTGATCAAACCTCCCCCGTTCTCGCGGCAACAGATCATCCAGCGTGCGACCGACCTGATTCGCGGATACGCTCGTTGCGTCGGCGACGACTTCGCAATGCTCGGGGTCAACTTTGACGTGATCTTCGAAGAGTACATTTATCCCGAATACGAAATCGAACTCGTTGAGGACTGTGATCTCGGTGTCGACGAGGACGGCGAAAAAGTCCTTGGATTTTTTCAGCCCGAATTTAATCGCGTCTTCATCGATCAGTCTTTGAAGGGCGATCCGCGTAGAGTGTTCACATGCTGGCATGAAATTGGTGGCCACGCTGTTCTGCAAGGCGACTGGTTGCGAAAAGAGATCAACCGTGTTGGCATGGTTCGTGAGATTGTGACGACCGCCCCAATGTTGACTCCGCAGGCTGAGGGGACGCTGGAACGGCAGGCCAATTTGTTTGCCGCACATGCGGCAGCCCCGGCTGGGTTTGTCAATTATGCGATTCACAAGACATTCGGACTTCATCGACCGTACCGGTACATCGGTCCCGGTCGGTACTGCTTCTCACTCCGAAGCGGCACACGCAGCCTTAAAGTTGCTGACTTCGCTGAACTCTGTCGCTGCATCGCTTCCTACATCAAGCATTGGTTCGGTGGTCTCTCCGTCGAGGCGTTGAGTTATCAAGTGGCCGAGTCGAAGATGGTGGTAGACATGACACCGCGAGTAAACCCGCTGTCGCAGTTCGGCCTCAAGCGATCCACGCGAACGAAAGAACGACGACCTGCACGAAACGCAGGTTCTGTGGGCGACACTCTTTCGGCCATGATGGGAACGCCCACTGCTGCCCAGAGGTCGCCGACGGCTGCGTTGAGCAAACGGTAAGAGTCGGTCTCCCACCGCGACAAGAGCCCCGCGGAGGGGCCTCGCGGGCAACGTTGTGGCGCTGAGCGTCAGCGATCGACGTCTGGTTCTTGATTCGTCGACCGCAACGGCGGGCGAGTTCTTCGGCGAGACTTGCAAGGACCCCGATTTGCCGGCAGCGGTCCGAACGATCATATCGACGTCAGCGCGGCCAATGAGTCCAACTTTGCGGCCGGCCGGAAGTTGAGCGAAGTTTTTGGCGCGGACCACTTCGCGGTCTGGACGGTGTACCAGCGGCCATAGAGCTGCCGCGACAACTTCTGCGAAGGCCGGGGCATATGTGCCTCGGCCTCTTTCGCCGCAGGAATTTGATATTGATGGAGGTGATTGCGTGAACGCGGCGGATGTGCAGTGCGATTGCATGCGGACAGATAAACAGCAGATCGAGTTCTCGTTGGCGTGGGCGGGGGTGCTGATGGTGTTGATATTTGCCTTCGCGTTGTGTCTGACCTGGTACGTCGTCTACCGGTTCTATCCGGATGACCTCGACAACGCGGCGAAGTTCGGTGACGCTTGTAACTTTGCCAATATGGTAATGTCTTCTCTTGCTTTCGCCGGAGTTGTTGCTGCCCTCATTCTCCAGCAAAGGGAAATTCAATATCAACGTAGAGACATCGAAATGACGCAGCGCATAGCAACGGAAAGTGCGACTGCCCAAGCAGAAATCGCTCGGATTCAAGAGCGGTCAGAGGAAATGCAATTCATTCGAGGATATGTGCAAACCCTCGACACACTGGCACAAGCGAGCGATCGAATGTTGTACGGCGTCGATCAAATGCGTTTAAAAGTGTGGCGTCTGCGGAGCCTTCACGAGGTTAACCAATACATTGAGTTTATGTCGAAGACCGCGAGCGAGGTGACGAAGATCCAGTCTGACGCACTCTCGGAAGACAGCGCGTTGTGGGTTGCAGACAGATTGATCCGGGTGATCGACAAACTCAAGATGGCGGTGCATTGCGGTATCTCGGAGGCTGATTCGGGCCGAGCCGTTGACTCGCTTTCCGAGGCACACCACGCATTTGGTCAAATCATGTCTGCTACAGAGCGACTGTTGGGAGTTGGTAAGAACTCGAACGAGCGGAGTGAGAATTCGCAGCACGTGAATCGCGCATATGACCAGATTAGTCGCGCGCTGATGCTGTGCAAGGATTTCGACGAAGAGTACTCGACTTGCGCCCTGCAAGCTGCGAGTCTCTGCTCAAACTTTTTGAGCGGCATCGATTCGGTCTTGGCCCTGTAGCGATTCCTTTCTTGAATTAGCACAAATTGTTCCGTCTCCCCACTGGCTTTCGTGTGAGCAGTCAGGGGAGACAATCGATGCATGCCCTCGCTGCGAATCAATACCGTACCGCCTCTTGGACACGACGCTATCGGGATTGAGCTGGCTCACGTAGATTTGCCCGATACGGTTGGCGGCCACTTGTGCTGAGTCTTGGGCATCAAATGTCTGATTGCTCGCGCCGCAGTCCCCCCCGCGTTGCGTCTCCTCCCCCTTCACCCCACAATGGGTGCATCGTTTCACGATTCGGTTCTGAATTCGCCGTCCGGGCCAGGCGTCTTTCATGCTTGCCAATCTGTACACGTACTCCCTCTTCGGCATCGACGCGCGAACCGTGCAGGTCGAGGTCGACATCTCCCCCGCCTCGATGCCCAAGACGATCCTCGTCGGGCTCGCCGAGGCTGCCGTCCGCGAAAGCACCCACCGGATCGAGCGGGCTCTGGTGAACAGCGGCTATTCCCGGCCGATCGACCGCATTGTCATCAACCTTTCGCCCGCTGATTTCCCCAAGGAAGCTCCCTCCTTCGATCTTCCGATTGCTCTGGGCATTCTGACCGCCAGCGGGCAGATGGAGTCGGAGCACCTGGGCGAGTTTGCCGCGGTGGGGGAACTGGCGCTCGACGGGACGGTCCGCCCGATCAAGGGGGCCCTGTCGATGGCGATGCAGGCGAAGGCGGATGGTCGCCGCGGTCTGGTCGTGCCGGTCGAAAACGCCCGCGAGGCGGCCGTCGTCGAAGGTGTCGAAGTGGTGCCGGTCGGTTCGCTGGCCGAGGCGGTCGGCATCTACACCGGCATGATTCCGATCGAGCCGCTCAACTTCAGCTGGCAGGAAGCGGTCGACGAGTACGGCCGGTACAACATCGACTACTCCGACGTGAAGGGGCAGGAACTGGCCAAGCGGGCGGTCACCGTCGCAGCCGCCGGGCGCCATCATCTGCTGATGCTGGGCTCTCCCGGAACCGGCAAGACACTGCTGGCCCAGCGGCTGGGGACCGTCCTGCCGGATCTCTCCCCCGAGGAGAGTCTGCAGACGACCCGCATCTACAGCGCGGTGGGCCGATTGTCGGAAGGGCAGTCGCTGGTGCTCGTCCGGCCGTTCCGCTCGCCGCATCATACGATCAGCGAAGCGGGCCTGGTCGGCGGAGGGAGCACACCCACGCCGGGCGAGATCTCGCTGGCTCACAATGGCATCCTGTTCCTCGATGAGCTTCCGGAGTTCAACCGCCGCACGCTGGAAGTCCTCCGGCAGCCGCTCGAAGAGAACCGCGTTACTATTTCCCGGGCGATGGGCAGCGTCACGTTCCCGGCCAGCCTGATGTTGCTAGCGGCGATGAACCCCTGCCCCTGCGGCTACCGGGGTGATCCCAAGCGGCAATGCTCGTGCAGTCCCCTGCAGATCGAGCGGTATCTGTCGAAGATCTCGGGCCCCCTGCTCGACCGCATCGATATTCACGTCGAAGTGCCGCCCGTCCCGTTTCGCGAACTGTCGGACGAGCGGGTTGGCACCACCAGCGAACAGATGCGGGAACAGGTGCTCGCGGCCCGCCAGATGCAGCGGCAGCGGTTCGGCAAAGAGACGCTGGCCCTCAACGGCACGATGTCCCCGCGACAGATTCGCAAGTTCTGCAAGCTCGATCCCGATGCCGAGACGCTGCTGAAGACCGCGATGGACGAGATGGGACTCTCCGCCCGGGCGCACGACAAGATCCTCCGCGTCGGCCGGACGATTGCCGACCTGGAAGGGAGCGACCGCATTACCGCCGGTCACCTCAGCGAGGCAATCAACTACCGCACGCTCGACCGCAACTACTGGGGCTCGTAGCGGGTTGCGCGTGCGATGCAAACGGCGGTCCGGGTTGACGGAGGGGGCGAATCCGGCGAGACTTCCCGGCAGATTTCTTTCCCTACGGATGCAGTCGAGACATGGACGTCCGCAAGCTTCGCCATCTCTGTGAGTATGCCGCCTTCCGTTCGATGGCCTGCCTGCTCCAGATCCTGTCCGTCCGGCAGACGGCCCGCCTGGCCGAGATCATGGGCTGGCTGTTCGTGCGCGTGCTCCCCCGCAAGTTGAGCCGCTATCACGTCGCCCGGGAAAACATCGAACAGTCGTTTCCCGAGTATTCCCCGGCCGAGGTGGACGACCTGATCCGCCGGATGTGGGTGCACCTGTTCCGGCTGCTGGCCGAGACAGTGCAGCTCCCCCGCAAGATGACGCTCGCCAACTGCCGCGAGGTCATCACGTTTCGCGACCGTCGCAAGTGCGTCAAGGCGATGTGCTCGGGGCGGCCGGTCCTGATGCTCGGCGGACACTTCGGCAACTGGGAGGTTTCGACCGCGACGTTCGGCCTGTTCGGCTTTCCGATGGGAATCGTCGGCCGCGAGCTGGACAACCCGTACCTGCACCGCTGGTTCTACGAGTCCCGCCAGCAGACCGGCCACAAGCTGTACCTCAAAAAGGGGGCCTCCGACGGCATGGTGCAGTTGCTCGAGGCGGGAGGCAACCTGGGGGTGCTGTGCGATCAGGATGCCGGCCGGCGGGGCGTGTTCGTCGACTTCTTCGGTCGCCCGGCGTCGACGTTCAAATCCATCGCGCTGATGGCGCTGCAGTACAACGCGATCATCGTCGTCGGGTACGGCATCCGGACCGAAGACGACTTCGTCAACGGTCGCTGGTCGCAGTTCGAAATCGGCTGCGAAGAGATCATCGACCCGGCCGAGATCGAGGCGGATGATGAGATCCGCGAGATCACCCGGCGGTTCACGGCTGCCCTGGAACGGGCCATCCGCCGGGCCCCAGAGCAGTACTTCTGGGTTCACCGCCGCTGGAAGACCGACCCGGTCACCCGCCGCAAGGCGAAGGAGAAGAAGCACAAGCCTCGCGTCGCGCCAGCTGCCTGATGCATTCCTTCGATAGCCGCGCGGTCTCAGCCCCGCAGTTCCGTCAGTGCCTCGCGGACATAGCCGATGCGGTCGGCGGTATGTGCGTGGTTGGCGTTCCATGGCTGGGGGAACGTGATCGCCTTGCCCCCGTGCTTGCGGAACGCCTCGATGTTGGCGTCGCAGTCGTCGATGAGGACGGTGTCCGGGCGGGCCATCAGCCACTTCTGCCGTCCGATCAGAAAGTCATGAAACGACTCCCGGATGTGCCGCCGCATCCAGGCCACCTTTTGTGTCGGACAGGCCGGATTGCGTGACGGCGAGGTGGCGACCGTAAAGGGAGCCACCTCTTCGATGGTGGCGATCAGATCGTCCTTCCAGGGGTACGGCTGGAGCTGTTCCCAGAAGCCGGGGATCTGGTCGATCGGGCTCCAGAAGTCCCGCTTGGTGATCCCCAGCAGCGTGTGCATGTCCCAGACGCCCGGCGGCCAGCGATCGATCAGATCCGGCTGCTTGTGGACGACGAGAGCCTGGGAAACAAAGTCGACGACGACGCCGTCGAGATCGAGAAGTACGTGTCGGATCATGTCGGAATGGTGCGTTTCCTGTGGCCGTCTGTCAGTCAGTACGGGAAAAAAGCGGGCAAAGTCGGTCGCGAATCTCGCTGAGGAACCGGGTGAGCCCGTTTCGTTCGCCGCGCCTGCAGAGCAGGTCGAGCGGCGTTTCCTTCCAGCAGGATTGCTCGCGAAGGGGATCGCCTCTCATGAGTTCGTTCAGAACGCGCTTGGCACTCTTCTTCGCGGACTCGTCTGTTGCCGTCAACCGTTCGGAGTGAACAACCGGATCGAATCCCAGACCCGATCGGCCACTTTTCAGATCGCGAAGTCGGCTGCTTTCGTTGTTCGTGCGTGGTTCGAAGCCGGCGATGACCCAGCATTCCCGCTTGGTATGGGCCACTCCCACCACAACGGCTCCACAACCTGACACTTCCACAAAATGGTCGCGGGCCTGACGCATTCCCCGTTCGCGCGGTTCATCGTCGGAATCCCGCAGGAGGAGCACGCCATCCGGACGGAGTTTCGAGGCCATACAGACGTGAAGCGCCCGGCGGGTGGCGGCTGCTTCGAGATCACCGGGGCGGCCGCCGAAGTGGCCATGAATCCTGATGCGAAGC
This region includes:
- a CDS encoding YifB family Mg chelatase-like AAA ATPase, with translation MLANLYTYSLFGIDARTVQVEVDISPASMPKTILVGLAEAAVRESTHRIERALVNSGYSRPIDRIVINLSPADFPKEAPSFDLPIALGILTASGQMESEHLGEFAAVGELALDGTVRPIKGALSMAMQAKADGRRGLVVPVENAREAAVVEGVEVVPVGSLAEAVGIYTGMIPIEPLNFSWQEAVDEYGRYNIDYSDVKGQELAKRAVTVAAAGRHHLLMLGSPGTGKTLLAQRLGTVLPDLSPEESLQTTRIYSAVGRLSEGQSLVLVRPFRSPHHTISEAGLVGGGSTPTPGEISLAHNGILFLDELPEFNRRTLEVLRQPLEENRVTISRAMGSVTFPASLMLLAAMNPCPCGYRGDPKRQCSCSPLQIERYLSKISGPLLDRIDIHVEVPPVPFRELSDERVGTTSEQMREQVLAARQMQRQRFGKETLALNGTMSPRQIRKFCKLDPDAETLLKTAMDEMGLSARAHDKILRVGRTIADLEGSDRITAGHLSEAINYRTLDRNYWGS
- a CDS encoding lysophospholipid acyltransferase family protein, with product MDVRKLRHLCEYAAFRSMACLLQILSVRQTARLAEIMGWLFVRVLPRKLSRYHVARENIEQSFPEYSPAEVDDLIRRMWVHLFRLLAETVQLPRKMTLANCREVITFRDRRKCVKAMCSGRPVLMLGGHFGNWEVSTATFGLFGFPMGIVGRELDNPYLHRWFYESRQQTGHKLYLKKGASDGMVQLLEAGGNLGVLCDQDAGRRGVFVDFFGRPASTFKSIALMALQYNAIIVVGYGIRTEDDFVNGRWSQFEIGCEEIIDPAEIEADDEIREITRRFTAALERAIRRAPEQYFWVHRRWKTDPVTRRKAKEKKHKPRVAPAA
- a CDS encoding 5' nucleotidase, NT5C type; translation: MIRHVLLDLDGVVVDFVSQALVVHKQPDLIDRWPPGVWDMHTLLGITKRDFWSPIDQIPGFWEQLQPYPWKDDLIATIEEVAPFTVATSPSRNPACPTQKVAWMRRHIRESFHDFLIGRQKWLMARPDTVLIDDCDANIEAFRKHGGKAITFPQPWNANHAHTADRIGYVREALTELRG